A region of Necator americanus strain Aroian chromosome I, whole genome shotgun sequence DNA encodes the following proteins:
- a CDS encoding hypothetical protein (NECATOR_CHRI.G1452.T1) → MDVPSTSKAAQTAEISSSQNEDMQKMVQGLKDLMSSRRPPASRDILRIKMEYCGEKRCIEMDRPVSMKGLQDHLQKRYGKTINMYYQQEPDAADAYPDQSGTYTGNIVEVPYSTNCSSCGASRVSFARSTGESSCSSGVQWDIDDRKLSAQSPRAPTHWKEAKCIGSGAFGSVYLAYDVDTGRDLAVKKIPIIPDNRELRREAQGLEFDVQELGVQKTSDRILIFMEYMTGGSLKDHIALVGSLSDPVARKHTAQVLEGLAFLHKNHIIHRDIKSANILRDSLGNVKIADFGSGKKMQSLASQQGAFHSTIHYTAPEVLLGKTAYGRKADVWSVGVTLVEMLTGKVPWKEFDPMAAMFQIAYEEPKIDLPATVEPVTADLCRVLMNKNFDERPMAAEVLLNHPAFKTVTKGSTT, encoded by the exons ATGGATGTTCCATCCACGTCAAAAGCAGCACAAACGGCTGAGATTTCAAGTAGCCAAAATGAAGATATGCAGAAGATGGTGCAAGGACTAAAGGATTTGATGTCGTCACGACGCCCGCCTGCTAGTCGTGACATCCTGAGGATAAAGATGGAGTATTGCGGAGAGAAGCGCTGCATTGAAATGGATCGACCCGTATCTATGAAAGGGCTGCAGGACCACCTACAAAAGAGATATGGTAAGACGATAAACATGTACTATCAGCAAG AGCCAGATGCTGCTGATGCATATCCAGATCAATCGGGAACCTACACTGGAAACATTGTTGAG GTTCCATATTCCACCAACTGCTCGTCATGTGGTGCAAGTCGTGTGTCATTTGCGAGAAGTACCGGTGAGTCATCATGCTCTAGTGGTGTGCAGTGGGATATCGACGACAGGAAACTCAGCGCCCAGTCACCGCGTGCACCAACACACTGGAAAGAGGCCAA ATGTATCGGCAGCGGTGCCTTCGGAAGCGTTTATCTCGCCTATGACGTCGACACTGGAAGGGACCTCGCTGTGAAAAAGATCCCTATAATTCCTGACAACAGAGAACTTAGACGAGAAGCCCAAGGTCTCGAATTCGATGTTCAAGAATTAG GAGTGCAAAAAACAAGCGATCGAATTCTTATATTCATGGAATACATGACTGGAGGTTCGCTTAAGGATCACATTGCTCTGGTAGGAAGTCTGTCAGATCCCGTAGCGAGAAAACACACTGCACAG GTGCTGGAGGGGCTTGCTTTCCTTCATAAGAACCATATTATCCACCGGGACATCAAATCCGCCAACATCCTCCGGGATTCATTGGGAAATGTAAAAATCGCTGACTTCGGTTCCGGGAAAAAGATGCAAAGTCTGGCCAGTCAACAAGGGGCTTTCCACAGCACTATTCACTATACAGCTCCAGAG GTTTTACTTGGAAAAACTGCATATGGAAGGAAAGCGGACGTTTGGAGTGTTGGGGTGACTTTGGTGGAAATGCTTACGGGTAAAGTGCCATGGAAGGAGTTTGATCCAATGGCCGCAATGTTTCAGATAGCCTACGAGGAGCCTAAAATCGAT TTACCAGCAACAGTAGAGCCAGTTACAGCCGACCTTTGTCGGGTActtatgaacaaaaatttcgatGAAAGACCGATGGCGGCAGAGGTTCTGTTGAATCATCCTGCTTTTAAGACAGTGACCAAAGGAAGTACCACTTAG
- a CDS encoding hypothetical protein (NECATOR_CHRI.G1452.T2), whose translation MRSVQERNKITDDSSTNRICSREEELLHVTTMDVPSTSKAAQTAEISSSQNEDMQKMVQGLKDLMSSRRPPASRDILRIKMEYCGEKRCIEMDRPVSMKGLQDHLQKRYGKTINMYYQQEPDAADAYPDQSGTYTGNIVEVPYSTNCSSCGASRVSFARSTGESSCSSGVQWDIDDRKLSAQSPRAPTHWKEAKCIGSGAFGSVYLAYDVDTGRDLAVKKIPIIPDNRELRREAQGLEFDVQELGRLQHPRIVQYLGVQKTSDRILIFMEYMTGGSLKDHIALVGSLSDPVARKHTAQVLEGLAFLHKNHIIHRDIKSANILRDSLGNVKIADFGSGKKMQSLASQQGAFHSTIHYTAPEVLLGKTAYGRKADVWSVGVTLVEMLTGKVPWKEFDPMAAMFQIAYEEPKIDLPATVEPVTADLCRVLMNKNFDERPMAAEVLLNHPAFKTVTKGSTT comes from the exons ATGAGATCGGTTCAGGAGCGGAACAAAATAACGGATGACTCCTCAACTAATAGGATCTGTTCGAGAGAGGAAGAGTTACTGCAC GTAACGACGATGGATGTTCCATCCACGTCAAAAGCAGCACAAACGGCTGAGATTTCAAGTAGCCAAAATGAAGATATGCAGAAGATGGTGCAAGGACTAAAGGATTTGATGTCGTCACGACGCCCGCCTGCTAGTCGTGACATCCTGAGGATAAAGATGGAGTATTGCGGAGAGAAGCGCTGCATTGAAATGGATCGACCCGTATCTATGAAAGGGCTGCAGGACCACCTACAAAAGAGATATGGTAAGACGATAAACATGTACTATCAGCAAG AGCCAGATGCTGCTGATGCATATCCAGATCAATCGGGAACCTACACTGGAAACATTGTTGAG GTTCCATATTCCACCAACTGCTCGTCATGTGGTGCAAGTCGTGTGTCATTTGCGAGAAGTACCGGTGAGTCATCATGCTCTAGTGGTGTGCAGTGGGATATCGACGACAGGAAACTCAGCGCCCAGTCACCGCGTGCACCAACACACTGGAAAGAGGCCAA ATGTATCGGCAGCGGTGCCTTCGGAAGCGTTTATCTCGCCTATGACGTCGACACTGGAAGGGACCTCGCTGTGAAAAAGATCCCTATAATTCCTGACAACAGAGAACTTAGACGAGAAGCCCAAGGTCTCGAATTCGATGTTCAAGAATTAG GAAGACTTCAACACCCAAGAATAGTACAATATCTAGGAGTGCAAAAAACAAGCGATCGAATTCTTATATTCATGGAATACATGACTGGAGGTTCGCTTAAGGATCACATTGCTCTGGTAGGAAGTCTGTCAGATCCCGTAGCGAGAAAACACACTGCACAG GTGCTGGAGGGGCTTGCTTTCCTTCATAAGAACCATATTATCCACCGGGACATCAAATCCGCCAACATCCTCCGGGATTCATTGGGAAATGTAAAAATCGCTGACTTCGGTTCCGGGAAAAAGATGCAAAGTCTGGCCAGTCAACAAGGGGCTTTCCACAGCACTATTCACTATACAGCTCCAGAG GTTTTACTTGGAAAAACTGCATATGGAAGGAAAGCGGACGTTTGGAGTGTTGGGGTGACTTTGGTGGAAATGCTTACGGGTAAAGTGCCATGGAAGGAGTTTGATCCAATGGCCGCAATGTTTCAGATAGCCTACGAGGAGCCTAAAATCGAT TTACCAGCAACAGTAGAGCCAGTTACAGCCGACCTTTGTCGGGTActtatgaacaaaaatttcgatGAAAGACCGATGGCGGCAGAGGTTCTGTTGAATCATCCTGCTTTTAAGACAGTGACCAAAGGAAGTACCACTTAG